From the genome of Candidatus Zixiibacteriota bacterium:
GTCGGGCGATGCCAACTGCAATTGCACGGTAAATATTCAGGATATCACTCTTTTGATAAATTATCTTTATCGTCGAGGCGATCCCCCCTGCTCCTGCGCCGCCTGGCGGCTCGGCTGCTGAGGAATTAACTCGATTTATGGATGCGTTGGGCGGAGCCACCGTCGTAAGCGCTCGGTTCTGCCTTCGCAGTTTCGCTATACGAGCTTCAAATACGGCACGGCGTTCACCGACCAGTCCGAGGGACCATCCATCTGATACCGCTTGAAACCGGCCGCCGCAATCATGGCGGCGTTATCGGTGCAGAGTTCCGGAGGCGGGAAGAAAAACCGGGCGCCGATATGAGTAAGCTTCTCCTGCATCATCTCTTTCAGGCGGCTGTTTGCGGCCACTCCACCCGAAAGTGTCACCGCTTTTATATCAAATTGCTCGGCAGCTCGGACGGTTTTGCTCACCAGCACCTCCAGCGCCGCCTCCTGAAACGAGGCGGCGATCTCGGCGCGGTGCAATTCCAATTCATTTTCGGGAAGATCGCGAATATGCAGGGCGACGGCCGTCTTAAGGCCGGAATAGGAGAAATCAAAACTGTCTTCTTTCATCACGCCGCGCGGAAACCGGAAATATTTACGATTTCCGATTTTCGCCAGCCGGTCGATCTCGGCGCCGCCCGGATAACCAAGGCCGAGGATTTTGGCCACCTTATCGTACGCCTCGCCGACCGCATCATCTTTGGTCTGCCCCAAAACCCGGTAATGGCCGAAACCGTCAACCAGCACCAGCGAGGTATGCCCGCCGGAGATAATCAGGGTCAGATGTTTCGAGGAGAGGTCGTGATGCACCAGAAAATTGGCCGCCACATGTCCCTCGAGATGATTGACCGCCACAAACGGTTTATTCCAGCCGAAAGCCAGCCCCTTGCCGAAATTCAGCCCCACGAGCAGTGCCCCGACCAGTCCCGGCCCATGGGTGGCGGCAACGAGGTCGATTTCCTCCTCCGAAACCGCCGCCTTATCGAGCGCTTCACGGTACACGGCGATAATTGCTTTCAGATGTTCGCGGCTGGCCAGTTCCGGCACCACCCCCCCGTACCCCTTATGCACCAGTTGGCTCAGGATAATATTGGAGAGAATTTCCCGATCATCCCGGACGACGGCCACGGAGGTCTCATCGCAGGAGGTTTCTATACCCAGCGTTAACATTATCTTTTGATTATTCTTACCGAATCGACCGAAAGGTGCACCAGGGAGATACCATCGGGAAGATGAACCTGCACCGGGGCCAGCCCGCTGTTGTCGGCTTTCCTGTAATCGACCAGCGCCATGATATGATTCGATTTGAGTGAATCGATCGCGGCGGCGGTTCCGGCGGCTCGGACCTCAATCATGGGCGGAAACAGATCATACCTGCCCCCTATCGGGGAATTGCCAAGTTTCAGCGGGATATCGGCGAAGTTTCTTGTTTTCACCGGGACAACCTGGACAAAAATATCAACCGTGTCCGGCTGAATCACCATGCCATAGACGCCGGGGTGCTTCAGTGGAATTCTGGTAGAGACATTCTTGCGGGCCTTTTCAAAGGCCACTTGCTCGGTCTGTATCTCATTCACACCGGCCAGAAGAGTATATGGGCCGGTTATAGTGACCATGGCCGGGCTTATTGAATCGGCGCCTCTGATGCCGAAACCATCGGCGGGGACAACGGTTACCTGTGAGCGCACCATGACTCGCTTTTCGGTTTTTCGATCCAGATCGACCTCAATCTCGCGGGGTGAAATCACCTCGAGCATTTCAACTTTTTCGGTCTTGGCCAGACTGAGATTATCGGGGCTGATTTCCACTTTGAATCGCCCGGTGCGATTGTTGCCGAGAATCAGTTTCAACCCCACCTTTTTCCAATTGCTCTGCATAAGTTTTTTGCCGGTGGCGGCCACCAGCACGGTCACCGAATCGGGCGGCGGTTCCGATAAAATCAATTTCCCCGGAACAACGACCTGAGAGAGCGGAAGAGTCGCTTCTTCCTGATATATCTTATTAGTGGCGACATGAAACCAGAGGAGGAAGGCCAGAATCAGGGCCGCCAGTTTTACCCAGAGATTCTCGAATATTTTCGGCATAACCCCTATTTGGTCGAAACGCCGATCTGTTTCCCGTAGCTTATTTCACCGTTGTCGATTCTGATGGAAAAGCCGCAATCGGGATTGGAGCAGACCCACGCTTTGTAGGTAATTGTGGCGCCCTCCCGGCCATAATCGGATAGGGGAAGCAGCCGCCCCATGTTGCACTTGAGACAATTAGGAAATTCAAAATCTGACATGTTATATCCCTCTTTAAATTTTATTATTTTTATTCCTGAGAACCGTCAGGCGATCCAGCCTGCCGCTCAGATTGTGTTCAATGATCAGGTCGTAATATCTTCCCTGATTGAGATGCAGAGGATGTATTTCCGATGGGTGGTCGAGCGGAATTTCAAGGTCTGCCTTTCTCGACAAAAATTCCCCGTTTCTTCCCCAAAAGAACTGAATTCGCCCGCTGCCGGGGGAAAAAGCGAGGTCCATGAGACCATCGCCGTTATAATCGGCGGTCCAATCCAGAGTTATCTCCTTGGTCGGAACCGGTTGATTGAAATCAAAGCGGAATTCATAATTGATTCGCTGGGCCGGCTCGTCCTCCGGAAAACCATTATTCAGCGGATAGATCAGAAGATGAAGGTCGGCCTTTTTCATCAGCAGCATTTTGGTCGCGGCAATGGCCCCCAGTTCAACCGCCGGCACAACCAGCTCCCCGCGACCATCGCGGTTATAATCATTCAAGATTAAATTGCAGTGTGAATCGGAAAGGCTGATTTCCTTTTCAAGCTTCGGCCCAATCCGTCCTTTCAGGTCAGCCGGATAAAACCGAATCTTTGTTTCGGCGCTGATAATGCCGCCCGAGCTGAAAGTGCAGGCGACATCCGGCCGCTTATCTCCATTATAGTCGACCAGCCGACTCTGCACAAAGGCATCAATGTTTTCGGGAAAAAGATTCAGCTCAAAATCAGATGTCTGTGGAAAATTTCCCGTGCT
Proteins encoded in this window:
- a CDS encoding YbbR-like domain-containing protein translates to MPKIFENLWVKLAALILAFLLWFHVATNKIYQEEATLPLSQVVVPGKLILSEPPPDSVTVLVAATGKKLMQSNWKKVGLKLILGNNRTGRFKVEISPDNLSLAKTEKVEMLEVISPREIEVDLDRKTEKRVMVRSQVTVVPADGFGIRGADSISPAMVTITGPYTLLAGVNEIQTEQVAFEKARKNVSTRIPLKHPGVYGMVIQPDTVDIFVQVVPVKTRNFADIPLKLGNSPIGGRYDLFPPMIEVRAAGTAAAIDSLKSNHIMALVDYRKADNSGLAPVQVHLPDGISLVHLSVDSVRIIKR
- the tsaD gene encoding tRNA (adenosine(37)-N6)-threonylcarbamoyltransferase complex transferase subunit TsaD codes for the protein MLTLGIETSCDETSVAVVRDDREILSNIILSQLVHKGYGGVVPELASREHLKAIIAVYREALDKAAVSEEEIDLVAATHGPGLVGALLVGLNFGKGLAFGWNKPFVAVNHLEGHVAANFLVHHDLSSKHLTLIISGGHTSLVLVDGFGHYRVLGQTKDDAVGEAYDKVAKILGLGYPGGAEIDRLAKIGNRKYFRFPRGVMKEDSFDFSYSGLKTAVALHIRDLPENELELHRAEIAASFQEAALEVLVSKTVRAAEQFDIKAVTLSGGVAANSRLKEMMQEKLTHIGARFFFPPPELCTDNAAMIAAAGFKRYQMDGPSDWSVNAVPYLKLV